From the genome of Triticum aestivum cultivar Chinese Spring chromosome 3B, IWGSC CS RefSeq v2.1, whole genome shotgun sequence, one region includes:
- the LOC123066828 gene encoding heat stress transcription factor C-2a — MSGAGGMECSGSGGTVAPFVAKTFAMVDDPATDAVVRWGPASNSFVVADPFTFSHALLPAHFKHANFSSFVRQLNTYGFRKVDPDRWEFAHASFLRGQTHLLPRIVRRRSGGKGGKEDADGEEDEDISSKMLAMEVVRLKEEQRATEDRLASMRRRVQDAERRPKLMLAFLLKVVGDPDVLRRLVGNSSCGGGLFPGEGAEAKRPRLLLDGEVQVGKKKMRVDGDGLSCGINRQEAFVREPRVDFTGFYTGGDGFSDVPVANDLPYAFPVDTGY, encoded by the coding sequence ATGAGCGGCGCCGGCGGCATGGAGTGCTCAGGGAGCGGCGGCACGGTGGCGCCGTTCGTGGCAAAGACGTTCGCGATGGTGGACGACCCGGCCACCGACGCGGTTGTCAGGTGGGGGCCGGCCAGCAATAGCTTCGTCGTCGCCGACCCCTTCACCTTCTCGCACGCGCTGCTCCCGGCCCACTTCAAGCACGCCAACTTCTCCAGCTTCGTCCGGCAGCTCAACACCTACGGCTTTCGCAAGGTTGACCCCGACCGCTGGGAGTTCGCGCACGCCTCCTTCCTCCGGGGCCAGACGCACCTCCTGCCCCGCATCGTCCGGCGCCGGAGCGGCGGCAAGGGTGGCAAGGAAGACGCCGACGGGGAGGAGGATGAAGACATCAGCAGCAAGATGTTGGCCATGGAGGTGGTTCGCCTGAAGGAGGAGCAGAGGGCCACCGAGGACCGCTTGGCGTCGATGCGGCGCCGGGTGCAGGACGCCGAGCGTCGGCCCAAGCTGATGCTCGCCTTCCTCCTCAAGGTCGTCGGAGACCCCGACGTGCTGCGCCGCCTCGTAGGCAACTCGAGCTGCGGCGGCGGATTGTTCCCCGGCGAGGGCGCGGAGGCCAAGAGGCCGCGGTTGCTTCTCGACGGGGAGGTCCAGGTGGGCAAGAAGAAGATGCGCGTCGACGGCGACGGGCTGTCCTGCGGCATCAACCGGCAGGAGGCCTTCGTGCGAGAACCCAGGGTCGACTTCACTGGTTTCTACACCGGAGGCGACGGTTTCAGCGACGTGCCGGTGGCCAACGACCTGCCGTACGCTTTCCCTGTGGACACCGGCTACTGA